A window of the Juglans microcarpa x Juglans regia isolate MS1-56 chromosome 5D, Jm3101_v1.0, whole genome shotgun sequence genome harbors these coding sequences:
- the LOC121266373 gene encoding LOW QUALITY PROTEIN: putative E3 ubiquitin-protein ligase RING1a (The sequence of the model RefSeq protein was modified relative to this genomic sequence to represent the inferred CDS: inserted 1 base in 1 codon; deleted 1 base in 1 codon) — protein MPAQKRALGVAEDDPVQDNPSNHHEXPEDAEESDRSPSSSNGDNKDEFVAVKLSDIRKEVQCPICLGIIRKTRTVMECLHRFCRECIDKSMRLGNNECPACRTHCASRRSLRDDPNYDALIAALHPDIDKYEEEESAFHEEEMVRNKQIQASIAQTFRRQAEALGKKRSTAKATAAAFVRRSRGYRNAHLRGRRNYRNAAESQGSDENEDANGNDGGKDSSSADELTEVRPKRSKRWLGARFSQPSPAAAGADGGGDENDSEVNKESMGATAGLVSGSERLSWGKGGMRSHTRYGSMSGGNGRNARNSRPSKLADYLRNVEKNDDELTINLMLVSFDEQIIPSLERPYLCCRPTLSVRQLCQYVSMRTTTQHEVELHLVKELHSKQPFNPASSPPGKSLIIDPGKDELQILGEGETLEGLATNDLVHGYLLLAYKRKSWNSNLVMALS, from the exons ATGCCGGCGCAGAAGCGAGCTCTCGGTGTGGCGGAGGATGATCCTGTGCAAGACAACCCCAGCAACCACCATG CCCCAGAGGACGCAGAGG AATCTGATCGAAGCCCTTCGTCGAGTAACGGGGACAACAAGGACGA GTTTGTTGCAGTGAAGCTGTCAGATATTCGTAAGGAAGTACAATGTCCAATCTGTCTAG GGATCATTCGGAAAACTAGGACGGTGATGGAATGCCTGCATCGCTTCTGCAGGGAATGCATTGACAAATCTATGAGGCTGGG GAACAATGAATGCCCTGCCTGCCGGACCCATTGTGCTAGTCGTCGTTCCTTGAGAGATGATCCAAACTATGATGCTTTAATTGCAGCTTTGCATCCAGATATTGACAAGTATGAGGAAGAG GAATCGGCTTTCCATGAAGAGGAAATGGTTCGCAATAAGCAG ATACAAGCTTCCATAGCCCAAACTTTTCGACGGCAAGCAGAAGCTTTGGGTAAGAAGCGGTCAACAGCTAAAGCCACAGCAGCTGCATTTGTTAGGAGATCACGGGGCTATCGAAATGCTCATCTGAGAGGAAGGAGAAACTATCGAAATGCTGCTGAGAGTCAAGGATCCGATGAGAATGAGGATGCAAATGGTAATGATGGAGGCAAAGATTCATCTTCTGCTGATGAGCTCACAGAAGTCCGACcaaaaagaagcaaaagatGGTTAGGAGCTCGATTTTCTCAGCCATCTCCGGCAGCTGCAGGAGCTGATGGAGGTGGTGATGAAAATGATTCTGAAGTGAATAAAGAATCTATGGGTGCAACTGCTGGACTTGTTAGCGGCTCAGAAAGGCTTTCCTGGGGCAAAGGTGGCATGCGGAGTCACACACGATATGGCAGTATGAGTGGTGGAAATGGTAGAAATGCACGGAACAGTCGCCCCTCAAAACTGGCTGATTATCTGCGTAACGTagagaaaaatgatgatgag TTGACTATCAACCTCATGCTTGTTTCTTTCGATGAACAAATTATACCGAGTTTGGAGAGGCCCTACCTTTGCTGCAGGCCTACCCTGTCGGTTAGACAGCTGTGCCAG TATGTATCCATGCGAACTACAACCCAACATGAAGTTGAATTGCACTTGGTAAAAGAATTGCATTCCAAA CAACCTTTCAACCCTGCAAGTTCTCCACCGGGCAAGTCCCTAATAATTGATCCAGGCAAAGACGAGCTGCAAATCCTAGGGGAGGGGGAAACTCTGGAAGGACTTGCGACAAACGACCTCGTTCATGGCTATTTG CTTCTGGCATACAAGAGAAAGTCATGGAACTCAAATCTTGTGATGGCTTTATCATGA